A genomic region of Elephas maximus indicus isolate mEleMax1 chromosome 10, mEleMax1 primary haplotype, whole genome shotgun sequence contains the following coding sequences:
- the FLRT2 gene encoding leucine-rich repeat transmembrane protein FLRT2 translates to MGLQTTRWPSPGAFFLKSWLLISLGLYSQVSRTLACPSVCRCDRNFVYCNERSLTSVPLGIPEGVTVLYLHNNQINNAGFPAELHNVQSVHTVYLYGNQLDEFPMNLPKNVRVLHLQENNIQTISRAALAQLLKLEELHLDDNSISTVGVEDGAFREAVSLKLLFLSKNHLSSVPVGLPVDLQELRVDENRIAVISDMAFQNLTSLERLIVDGNLLTNKGIAEGTFSHLTKLKEFSIIRNSLSRPPPDLPGTHLIRLYLQDNQINHIPLTAFSNLRKLERLDISNNQLRMLTQGVFDNLSNLKQLTARNNPWFCDCSIKWVTEWLKYIPSSLNVRGFMCQGPEQVRGMAVRELNMNLLSCPTTTPGLPVFTPAPSTVSPTTQLPTLSVPTPSKSDTPLTPTTSKLPTIPDWDGRERVTPPISERIQLSIRFVNDTSIQVSWLSLFTVMAYKLTWVKMGHSLVGGIVQERIVSGEKQHLSLVNLEPKSTYRICLVPLDAFNYRAAEDTICSEATTHASYLNNGSNTASSHEQTTSHSMGSPFLLAGLIGGAVIFVLVVLLSIFCWHMHKKGRYTSQKWKYNRGRRKDDYCEAGTKKDNSILEMTETSFQIVSLNNDQLLKGDFRLQPIYTPNGGINYTDCHIPNNMRYCNSSVPDLEHCHT, encoded by the coding sequence ATGGGCCTACAGACCACAAGGTGGCCCAGCCCTGGGGCTTTTTTCCTGAAATCTTGGCTTCTCATTTCCCTGGGACTCTACTCACAGGTGTCGAGAACCCTGGCGTGCCCAAGTGTGTGCCGCTGTGACAGAAATTTTGTCTACTGTAATGAGCGAAGCTTGACCTCAGTGCCTCTTGGAATCCCGGAGGGCGTAACCGTACTCTACCTCCACAACAACCAAATTAATAATGCTGGATTTCCTGCAGAACTGCACAACGTACAGTCAGTGCACACCGTCTACCTTTACGGCAACCAACTGGATGAATTCCCCATGAACCTTCCCAAGAACGTCAGAGTTCTCCATCTGCAGGAAAACAATATCCAGACCATTTCACGGGCTGCCCTTGCCCAGCTCTTGAAGCTAGAAGAGCTACACCTGGATGACAACTCTATTTCCACAGTGGGGGTGGAAGATGGGGCCTTCCGGGAGGCTGTTAGCCTCAAGTTGTTGTTTTTGTCCAAGAATCATTTGAGTAGTGTGCCTGTTGGCCTTCCTGTGGACTTGCAAGAGCTGAGAGTGGATGAAAATCGAATTGCTGTCATATCAGACATGGCCTTTCAGAACCTCACGAGTTTGGAGCGTCTGATTGTAGACGGGAATCTCCTGACCAACAAGGGCATTGCCGAGGGCACCTTCAGCCATCTCACCAAGCTCAAGGAGTTTTCAATCATACGGAATTCACTCTCCCGCCCCCCTCCTGATCTCCCAGGTACGCATCTGATCAGGCTGTATTTGCAGGACAACCAGATAAACCACATCCCGTTGACAGCCTTCTCAAATCTCCGTAAGCTGGAACGGCTGGATATATCCAACAACCAACTGCGAATGTTGACTCAAGGGGTCTTTGACAACCTCTCCAACCTGAAGCAGCTCACTGCTCGGAATAACCCTTGGTTTTGTGACTGCAGTATTAAATGGGTCACAGAATGGCTCAAATACATCCCTTCATCTCTCAACGTGCGGGGTTTTATGTGCCAAGGTCCTGAGCAAGTCCGGGGGATGGCTGTGAGGGAGTTGAATATGAATCTTTTGTCATGTCCCACCACAACCCCTGGCCTGCCTGTCTTTACCCCAGCCCCAAGTACAGTGTCTCCAACCACTCAGCTTCCCACGCTCTCTGTTCCAACACCTAGCAAAAGTGATACACCTCTGACTCCTACCACATCAAAACTTCCCACGATACCCGACTGGGATGGCAGAGAGAGAGTGACCCCACCAATTTCTGAACGGATTCAACTCTCCATCCGTTTTGTGAATGATACTTCCATTCAAGTCAGCTGGCTCTCTCTCTTTACTGTGATGGCATACAAACTCACTTGGGTGAAAATGGGCCACAGTTTAGTAGGAGGCATTGTTCAGGAACGCATAGTCAGTGGTGAGAAGCAACATCTGAGCCTGGTTAATTTAGAGCCCAAATCCACCTATCGGATTTGTTTAGTGCCACTGGATGCTTTTAACTACCGAGCTGCAGAAGATACCATTTGTTCTGAGGCCACTACCCACGCCTCCTATTTGAACAACGGCAGCAACACCGCTTCCAGCCACGAGCAGACAACTTCCCACAGCATGGGCTCCCCCTTTCTGCTGGCAGGCTTGATTGGGGGTGCCGTAATATTTGTGCTCGTGGTCTTGCTCAGCATCTTTTGCTGGCACATGCACAAAAAGGGGCGCTACACCTCCCAGAAGTGGAAATACAACCGGGGCCGACGGAAAGACGACTATTGCGAGGCAGGCACCAAGAAGGACAACTCCATCCTGGAGATGACAGAAACCAGTTTTCAGATCGTCTCCTTAAATAACGATCAGCTCCTTAAAGGAGATTTCAGACTGCAACCCATTTACACCCCAAACGGGGGAATTAATTACACAGACTGCCATATCCCCAACAACATGCGATACTGCAACAGCAGTGTGCCAGACCTGGAACACTGCCATACGTGA